The genomic interval GGAATTTTGGAACAGTTTACAATGGCAACGCCTTGACGCCATCACattaatgtaaatataatCAATTTCATGTTTTACctgagccaaaaaaaaaagaaaggaaaagaaaagaaataaccACACACTGAGAAAAGAAATATCTTGTTATGCTAAACTGACACACAGAGATTCCCCAAGAGTTACATTATCCACATTGAGCATGCCAGCCAGGACGCTGCGGCACACagtatatagtatacatatatatatatatatatagccgcAGCTGCGGCATCAAGGTAACAGCGCATCAGACGACAGCAGCGGAAATGTAACAGACACTGAGACCCTGCCGCCCGTACACCTGGCtgtcacacccacacacacacgcacacacacagcgagcGTGGCACATGCAACACAAAATATAAACGATTACTGTAAGAcaagaaaaatatacattaaaCATGTCTTATCTGAATAAAATATCCCAAAAGACAGCGGCGCtgaaagtaaagtaaaataaaattatatccTATATACAGCAGATCGAAGTGGTTGACTGCCTGGCTCCTGGCTCCTGGCTCCTGGTTGGAGGTTTGTCCGCCTTGGCGCCAAGAGGAAGGTGCACGGCATGCGATACAGATACTACATTGTTTGGCCTGGCATCCGGCCACACACCCGCatatacaacattttatttatgcttactTTGTGTAAACGTAAACGTAAACGTAAACCGTAAACGCATTCCCGCTCAGCCGGAGCTGGCGACGACTCAGCTtcgcctggcctggcctggcctggcctggtctGGCATGTGAGCAGCGTCGTCATCGTAATCCCAATACATTTTAACCAATCCACTTTTTCATCGTTTCATCGAATCATTTATATCACAAACGGGAGCATTAAATCGAATTAAGCTTATAAGCAGAGCCAACCAGTAACCAgggccaaaagcagcagcagcagcagtagacgAATTGCTGCGTCCTGCACTCACCAAATGAAACGCATACAAACAATTGGCTTATGAGCGCTGCCCGGGCAATGTTTGTGATGTGGTGCTGTGGTTCCTGCtactgctgctcctgctgctcatgttgttgtggcatgcaacataCAGGTGCTCGGctactctcgctctctctctcacttttgGCTGGCTTATCTGCTTAACTTGGCCCCCGCTCCCTGGTGTAAACGCCCACGTTTGCCAATTCTCGTTTCGGAGTCCTATCTGCTGCTTGttttattgataaatatttgcacaagtgTGAAAATTTCATTACGCCGCTCtgcttatatttaaattactttcttcgtttttcctttttttttattgtgggttttttttttgagggttttctttgttgttgccggcaGCTCAGCTCGCATGTCGCTCGGCATCAGTTTCAAGTGTCTTCCTGCTGCtgtataccatatatatactatatatgcaCCGCATACCAATACAtgtacaatattttatttggccAGCGACTGTTCACTTTGGCATTCTTTGCTGGTCTGTGTGTTGGGTTTCATTTTGATGCGTTCGGGGATTTGTATGCGCTGCCTAGCTTTGAGGTAATGCGATGCCAATCTATTAAGTAAACTGAGCTCACACAACGTACCTTAtccaaatacatacatatgtatatatatacgagGCGGAAACCAGTTCAAGCCGGGAAGCCCCAATTTTTATTGCCTCCATGAAGCGAAGCTAAAGTTAATCAAATGCATAGACGAACCCAAGTCACactatttaaacatttaacagaCTCACTTAAttaaatctattttaattaaatttttttaatacttaaatattgtgattgctttttattttaaactaaatttgcattttatatggGCCAAAAAGCACGAACCGAGCCTAAAGGCGAGGCACTGCTTCGAATCGTGAACCAAACCCGCaaagtgcatatatatatatatatatatatatatacataatatatttacaaatttaattaaatctaaATAAACTATATGTTATTTGGGCAGATTTGGAAATGCGCCACAAGGGGCGCAGATTCGAACGTATTTTTCTAAAAGTCATGTGCCAACAATTACAGCACATGCAAAATTATTCGACATGCACATGCGTCTGTATTTAAAAGTGTGCCCTATACATGTATAATATGtggatgtatgtgtgtgtctgtgtgtgtttgtgtgcttcTAAGCGCAGCCATGCATAAATGAGCAATTTCGCTCGCGGCGCAGTTTCGTCAACATTTGGTGAAgctgcacaaaaataaaaaaataaaataaaaaaaaaagaagggaaaatatttattgatttgcaACTTTGGCGCTGCTGTCGACAGCGTCTGGCTGACAGGCGCAGGTTTATAAATTAGCAACAGTCTGCGACTGCACGCCGTCCTCATCTTGCTCCCCTCCTCCCCCCCCCACACTCCCCCTTTCGGGCCCTCAGCCAGTTTGTTAGCCAGCTTTGGCTGCGGCTTTGCCATTTCGGCATGTTTGCTTATTGAAATTCCGTGTTGCATATCCGCAGGCGCGCATGATTTGTTGAATGTTAAACACATTTCAACTACACCACGTCCCATTTACGTACACGAAATACTTATGGCCTTGTAATGCATATTCAATTACGCCAACGTCAACACCAactctcaaaaaaaaataaaaaataacaccAAATAATCAAACGACTTTTTCAATTAAGCCCTCTGTTCACGGCAAAAGGCAATAACTAGCTAACACATTTGTTAAAACCAACTAAAGGAAATGCGCCTTGGGGCGCCGCTTTTGTACACAGTTTTCCACATCTTTGTAATCAGTTTCTTGATTCCATTTAAAACAACTCAATttccttttatatttatgcgtCGATGATAGTTCATTTCCCATATTCAGCGCAGCAAAACTTTCCTTTGCGCAGTGTCAAAAACACATATTTggcaataattattataataaatacaaaataaatattcttgtGGTAAGAGCCTCCAAGTAGACTTGGTTCGGGTTGGGATTCAAACTGGGTTAAGCAGAACTCAAATAACAGCTGAACCAAACCCCGTAGCGAACCATATTTTTACAGAAATGCTTcgattgaaaatgaaaaaatttaGAGATAGACTCAGATACTCAGAATAATTTGAAGCCCAGCCTTTCTTCTAACTTCTCCATGGAAATAAAAACCGAAACTTAAGACAGAAAGTCTTTTCCAACGGAAAGCCAAAACCCTGACCATTTGTTATAGGATTTGCAAATCTAATGAGTATGGCAagttttctatacaaaattgAATCGAGCTGTTAAGCCtggaaacaaaataaaaatctctTTTAACCCCGTGAAAAaatgtgcatttattttatttgttgtttcatATTCATACAAAATACATGTACATAGATGGCATAGTAAAATTTACAAGTGCTTGCATTTGATCTCTAATGCTTTTCATATCGGCTTTGGCTTTTACAGATGGACGCATGGGTCTATCCATATTGCCGCTGGCCGCACTGCTCACCGGAACGCTCTTCACCGTGGGCATCGCCGTGTTGTTTGTGGTTGTCATTGCGGTGCGTCGACGCCGCTGCCAGGGCGCCCGGAATTTGTGCGATGACAAGGACAAGCACTTGGGTGAGTATTGCCGAAGTTGTGGGCACTTAACGCAGGCCAAAAACTAATATgaccaacaacaattcaaaTGGCAGGCATGGATGTGACGGTGACAGCGCCCCTGGAAACGGGCGCCGGGCATCAGCGACTGGTCGTCGCCTACACGCTCAAGCAGGGCATTGAGAAGCAGCCGGACATACTGAGTGCACAGAAAAGCGCAACTGGCAGCGACACATCCTCACCGCTGGGAAATCGACAGAGTGGTTCATTTATGGGCGGTAGCAATGGGCCAGCGACTAGCGGTGCATCGGCGAGTCATAAAACAGCCGATTATGTAAGTTGAATGCGCTACACTCAGCAAAATTCTTTAACTacattttagaaaattgtCAAGAATTATTAATACACGATTAACACAAAACGAATtcaaaaaaacttttgttaaAATTATTCGAAAACCCCCAGtaaattcattttttgtaaatattattttttttattaattttaaaatttttcataacaGAAATGTTTTCTTGCTTAAAAAGAAAGATTCGtagttaaataaaacattttgtttatttttttaagaatatattcctttaaaaaaaaaaaaaaaaaggtttggtttggtaattttttatattgaagGAAAAAcccaaatcaaatcaaaaaacaatgTTGTAAATTCTAGAAACTCGGctagatataaaaaaaagtctCTTAAggagatttttatttttgaagttTATTTTAAGAAACGTTGCTTGTAGGAGCTAACATTTGGCCATTTGGCATCATTGCAGGAGGTGAATGCGCCGCACCTGAACAGCCCGCCGTCACAGTCGAGCACTCTGAAACTGGAAAGTGAGAATGCGGCGAAAAGTTACCAGACGCCAGCGGCGACAGCCTCGCTGCTGTACGATGCCATGCCCACGCTCAGTCGGTACGAGCAGCTGGGCTTGAACATGGGCAGCTATGCCggcggcgccggcgccggcgccggtggtggtggtggtggtggtggtggtggtatTGGCAGCAACAGTACGCTGAGCTCGGCCGGAAGCGTGGCGAACTCGACGAGCAATGCGCTTGGCAATGGCGGGCACTATGCACAGCATATGCATCATACGCTGCCCCATGGTCTGGCCTCGGGCAGCCTGCCACGCGGACGTGATCCGCTAACTTTGGCCGATTATCTGACCACCAGCAGCCTGATTGACTATAATCTGAGCAAGTCGGCGGCGGCCACAGCAGCACCGCTGCCCACGCACATGACGCTGCCGAAGGGCCTGGGCCATGTCGGCGGCATGGCCGGCACAAGTCTGTCGCCCTCGCAGCTGACAACCATTACACAGAAATCGAATGCCGGACGCAATCACATCATCACGGACACGCTGCCCGGCCCGGAGAGCTGCGTCTAAAGCTTGCGTGCGGACGAGCTATCAAATTCctggcaacaaacaaaagactGGCGCACATCAGAAgcagattaaaaaaaaaaacggaaacaGAAATCGAAtacagaggcagcagcaaatgcagtaGTTGAAAGTGAAATacgtatagtatatatatagagcatATAGAACTAGGTCTAAACTtaccaaaaaaccaaaaaaaaaaaaaaagggaaaaaaacTAACTATTCGTAACTAGCAGAGTTCGACGACGAAATGTCTCTAAGCATTAAATTCTAATTGTTAGACTTAAAAAGTAGCTTTTAAATTTAGTCAATGTATGTGttcgtgtgcatgtgtgtctcTGGTTGTTTGTACATGTTAGTGTAAATGTATTTCTAGCCGTAAGCATACATAACACTctaatatataactatatatattcatatatagtGTGCTATATAGTGCTTGGCCTTCAGCATCAAGTTTGCCCATTTGCGACTTCATTCACAGACTTCCCTTAATATCTGTCATTGAAAAGCTATCAAGCATATCAAACACTGTAATATCTATGCATATCTTTTGTAACACATTAATCAGATATTAGCTTATACTCATTTTTTCATACCTGGAAACATTTATGTACAAATTCTAAAAGATCACAAGAATGGAATCTGTGCACATTTTATGATACACATCTTTTGAGAGATCATCTGTGTACATCTTCTTAAAAGTTATCAGGCTCGTTGACAAATCCTAAAAAGTATTACCCCGAATACAACATCATAAAAGATCTTAGCGTATTGGCTTGCGATTCCTAAAATCAAAGATATATTTGTGTGCTGATATTCCAGGATTATCATCTATTAAAAACTTCTATAACCGAAAGAAGTTGTCGTCACGGCGAGTTCCTATTAATTCGAGTAACCCaaactatatacaaatacgcATGCTTGATGCTGAAAGCGAGGCCagaactataaaaaaaaaccgtcTTGTTAAATTGCTGTGTACTTCCAAGCAAAACCCAAAGTGTTGttaaaactgtttttatttttattgttgttcattttttttttctttacacTATATGAGAACATATcccgataaaaaaaaagcacatatCCTTTGCTGTCTAACCGAGCCTATACCGCAACTATTTGAACTGCTGCCCAAGATCAAAGCCTAAAGCAAGCGATTCGCATTCGGGAGCAGTCCATGGGGAAAAAGTTATATTGGACACGTCTTGCGCCATTGCCTGCccagagagagagtgtgtgtgaggaggtggaggaggaggaggagggaGCCATTGTGGCcattatttaacttttaaaCACGCGCCAGAAACAGCAGCCCGGCAGATTTGAATTTAATGGGCATTGGCCAGGGCCATGAGCCGGTCGGCCAGCCAACAAGTGAGCAATAAAGAAAAGTTTAGAAAAATATGCGATAACCGCCCTGTGGATAACCATAATAAGCTCACGAACGATTGAATGGCTATGGAGCACAATAAAAACTGGCCAACAACTCGAACTGGGCACGGATTTGTGCGCACGATAGCGCAAAATGATGACAATAAatggaaaagtttttaataagccaataaaatgatttatgtAGCTAACATTGAGCCAAACTCAGCAGATTTATAAACTCATAGGACTAAAATGTTGTCCACATGTTGATTTGCCAACTGGTTCTCCACAATTTGATAAGCACGACTTTCAATTCGAAATATTATACAAACTCTGGCCTATTTTTTATCACAAGCTTAAACATACAACGAATTATTTAGTCGAAATTTATTGGCTCTGGCAGTTTGGTGGTCGGGGGCAGCTCAAAAAAGTTActggaaaattgcattttaaataaataaacaaacaaaaaaaaatggaacgaaaaacaaatgaaactttcgataacatatttaataaattttgatgCCTTTCGAAAAGGCATGGCAATTGTTATCAAGGCATATATTCGCATATCAGAAATGCATCTAATACGTTTAAACTATTAAGCATGTTCTTAAATGAATAAGTGTTCAAAAGTTGATCATATCATTTCGTTTTCTAGGATCTACAATTTGCATTTCGTACGAAAaacccaaaagaaaaaaaaaacaaaaaacaatatcgATTGATTACTTAAGTATCTTAAGAATAGCgaaatcataaatatatatatagtgtgtgtaaaaacaaaacaaaacaaagttgTAAAACCCGGAAAAATGTCATAGATCATATGGAATGCTAtaggtaaaaaataaatatataactgtCAAAAAATCAGAAACTTCCTCCAACGTGTATAAGCGAATGTCCCCCGCTGTAGATATTCAATACGAGTAGTTGAAACTTTCAGAAACGAAATCATGTAGTGCTACATACAATATAACCaaagagataaaaaaaaaagtgaataaCGAAAAGGAAAAATGTATCAACTGGGCCTCAAAGAGGGCAAAGCattgtacataaatacataaggAAAACCAACGTAAGCACGACGATTGTAACTATCTATgtaaaaatgcttaaaatatttgtgataAAGTAATAGTGTTAATGATAAGTAATAAAACATGACatattatgaaaaataaatcaactGTTTTATGGGTTTTCAATTCTTTACACTGTAAATGGGccaataatacaaaaattggtAGTGAAAcgaacaattataataataataatgaatataatGATATTCATAACAATAAtctgtaataataataataaaaataataatgataataataagaataataacatcaataataataataacaataataataataataataataaaaataacaaaaacaataataataataataataaaaacaataataataataataataataatattaatataatcagaacaataataataataataatccacCTCTAATATTGAAGAGCTCAGAATTTTAAGTGACCAGGAACATTCttctataataataatatatagatataataatattttctaaTATAATAATCTCTTTTTCTAAGTCAGCAGCTCACATTGCCAATTAGTTTTCCAGTTATGAATCATTGAGGCATTTGAATCTGTAATCTGATGCAGTCGCATACCTGGCGGCAATTAACAGCGACAGCTGTGTTATTTAATTCCAGCTAGACCTATATAATCTAATATTACAATATGagattttctttgtttaccTTTTTCTAAGTTCTTAATTTGAGCTCTGTCTAAGACTTTATATATGTGCCCATTTCTTGCACCGATATTTGTGGTCGCGTTATTCATGCGCATGAATCACAAAGAACAAGGTATGCAAGAACTTATAGACTCTCAAGCTAACTTTGCCTCAatttgaaaaacgaaatagaACTGAGAACAGTGAACccaatttatttgaattttttcagTATCAATACAATCTCTATATGTGCGTATGCAAAATATAATGATAGGGTATTTGAAAGACGAGACAATAAACCCATTTTTCAGCGCGCACTTGTCCACTTTGAGTAATCGTACTTTACGAAATGAGGAAATGTAGGCAGATTAAGATGAAACAGAGGCGTAGCTATAGATTATAGGGGGGCTCAATGGCAACTAACTGGCACTAACTAAGATGGAATGCCGGAAGGTATTAAATCGTTACGAATTTCTATAgcttaataatttaatatattctatattatcCAGTGAATCCCCAGTTTCTACGCCTCTGGGCGCTTTTAAAATCACAGTTATAGATTAGACATGCAGTCAGCCTACAAAGTTTGACTTCTGTTCACTCAATTCTCAGTGTCAAGGCGTCGTTAGAGGGTTCTGCATCTCAGTTCCACGCTTAAAATTGCTAAATAATGAAGGAACTCATTTGTCTTTTGCTGCTTGGTTTCGGGCTGCTAGGCTGCATTGCCAAGGCAAGTGAACTTTGGCATCTTTGACCTCGTAttatcaacaacattttgcagcGTAATCATGATCCCGACGCGCCCAAGCTGCCCATAACACTCTACTACGAAGCGCTTTGTCCATACTGCATGGAGTTTGTGACAACTCAGCTAAATCCTTCGATGACGCGCATGGATAGGCTGCCCTACACGGACCTAACGCTGGTGCCCTATGGAAATGCGAAGGTAGGTGGTTTTATGAGAGATTTTAGAGCAAACCCGTATAATGGCCCGCTTCAGGTGAACGAGGCGGGCGAACTTACCTGTCAGCATGGCGAGGATGAGTGCGAGCTGAATGCCTGGCATGGCTGCATCCTGGAGCACAACAATAAGACCATATCATTAAAGCTAATTGCCTGCATGATGCGCGGCCGCAAAAACAATCTGGATAGGTGCGCCAAGCGCTATAACATCGATGTGAGTGCTGTCAAGGAATGCAAGAAGGCGCGCAGCGTCGAtgaaatattgaagaaatatGGTGAGGCGACGGCCCAAGTGGCTTTCCACGGTGTGCCAGCCATTGCCGTGGATAATGTAAGTACAGGCAGCTTAAGCCAAAGAGTTATTCGAATAACCTTTGTGATTCCTCAGGCTTATGATGAAACGGATCAAGAAAGTCTATCAGATAATTTTGACCAGACCTTCTGCGCCAAATACAAAGCCAAGTTTAACAAGAGTCTAGAGAACTGTGAGCCATCTGCAAGGAGTAACACGATTAGAACAAAACATTAATAATGGATGGTACATGTATATTGAAAGTGTCACAGACTTCTCGTAAGTACTAAGTACAAATTATAGGGTTTTAGCTAAGGAAATCAGTTGCCaaataacaattttaacaCAATTACAAAGAAACTTTCAAAAGATCACAATTAAATTCGTTATCTAACTAAATTGAAATACATATCAAAGTGAGAGTTACAGATGCAATAGATGGATggctttataaatatatgatttaatcatttagtttttgttttcgagCATTGCAATAATTTTGTCCAACTTTGCAGCCTGTTGCGCCTCGTATGCATCCAATCTCTTGGCAATTGTACGCTCCAGCTGCTCGAACTTGGCGTCGATATGTTCCTTTAGAGTGCTCACGCCCACATCAGCGCCAGCTTGCATCGGAGCTGGCATCGGAGTCTCCGAGTGACTCACATAGCTCTTCATCATGCTCATAAACTTTTGCAGTTTCTGATCACTGTCCTCGGCTTGATTTGGAGTACCGCAGCCGGTGCCGCCTTTATGCAGCAGCTCCTGTATTTTTTGGATATCGAATGGCTTCTGCAGCTGTGTGGTAATGCCATTCGGATTTGGAGCTATGTGCAGCATAGCGCCATAAATGCAAATCTCCTTGGCCGAGGTGAGCAGCTTTAAATTGATATCCGCGATACCAGAACGATCGATTTCCACATCGTATCGGTATGGGCGTATGGGTACATCGCCCTCATCTTCCTCAACTGCACTGCCATAGATAGTCTCCAGATACTCCTGGGTGGGGCCAACAAAAAGTTCCACTTTGGGTGCGCTGCACACAAGCGTTATGGcggcaattttaaaattgggCGATATTTGAAATTGCAGCTCACAGGGTATTGTGGGGCAGTCGGTATACGAGAACAGAACAGCACGCTCCTCGCCGATAACGTCGTCCAAGTCGGGCCTGTTAGTGCGaaagtgcatatatatatatacatgtatgtgaACGTGTTTGGGTGtgtttgcaattgcaaatgTAAAATCCTTTGTCTTACTTCTCAAAGACATCTTCCTCAGAGAAGCGTGTCGGCACCAGCTGGGACAGTTCTTTGCCAGCCGTCTGTGTCCAGCTACATCTCGCAATTACCTTTTCAGTCATAATGCTCAagcttattaaataataatattaaaaaaaagaactgttgctgcagctaAAAGCAACAATGCTTTGTTTATTGTCTTCTTCTTTCACACTAAATCGACAAGGCTGCCCATTTGTTGCGTTAGCAGGCCCACGTGACAGAGTTGCATTTTGCGTGAAGATTTGGCGCCAAACGTAACAACAGTGCGCGTAACATAACAGTCTTACGTAACAAAAACGCGAACTGCCCACACAGCGTTGCAATACGCGAATTGACAACTACGACCTTGATTGGCCCCCTTGTAGGTCATATTTAAGTGAATTTAAAGGAAAGCGACAGTGCTGTAAGCGCCATCGCCGCTATTATAACATAATTTTCCGCAAACTAGTCCAATTATCAAATATGGGTGGCAAATACAAGATTGTTATGGTGCGCCATGGCGAGTCTGAGTGGAATCAGAAAAATCAATTCTGTGGCTGGTTTGATGCCAATCTCAGCGAAAAGGGTAAATCCAAATGCACATAATCAAATACTTAAAAACCAATCAATACTTTTGCGTGCGCAGGCAAGGAGGAGGCTCTAGCTGCTGGCAAGGCCGTTAAGAACGCTGGGCTAGAATTCGATGTGGCGCACACTTCGGTTCTGACGCGCGCCCAGGTCACGCTGGCCAGCATACTGCAGGCGAGCGGCCACAAGGAGATTCCCATTTATAAGACCTGGCGCCTGAATGAGCGTCACTATGGCGGTTTGACTGGCCTGAATAAGGCCGAGACCGCTGCCAAGTACGGCGAGGCTCAGGTGCAAATCTGGCGACGCAGCTTCGACACTCCACCGCCACCCATGGAGCCGGGACATCCCTACTATGACACCATTGTCAAGGATCCTCGCTATGCTGAGGGACCCAAGCCCGAGGAGTTCCCCATGTTCGAGTCGCTAAAGCTGACCATTGAACGCACACTGCCCTACTGGAACGATGTCATCATTCCACAGATGAAGGAGGGCAAACGCATCCTGATTGCGGCCCACGGCAACAGTCTGCGCGGCATTGTCAAGCATTTAGATAGTGAGCAACAGcatgaaatattattattcCATAAGAATTGAATCTACTCTCAACCCATTACAGATCTGTCCGAGGATGCCATCATGGCGCTGAACTTGCCCACCGGCATACCGTTTGTATACGAGCTGGATGAGAACTTCAAGCCCGTTGTATCCATGCAGTTCTTGGGTGACGAGGAGACCGTCAAGAAGGCCATCGAAGCCGTTGCTGCCCAAGGCAAGGCCAAGTAAATGAAGCTCTAATTTTGTCGAAATACAAAAGCACAATTGCTAGAGATTGTTAAGTCCAGATAGATGCTGGAAATATCCTCCCGTTTATTGTTGTGGTTCTCGTAGCATTAATTGGTTCTCATACCCACTCCCCACTAcagttaataaataatttattataacacaaaataattataagctCAGGTTTGGAGTGGAACATTCATTTTATTGCCCCGTGGGCTGTATTATATGCATTGTTTAGTGACTTCATCACTTGCGCTTCTTCTTGCCATCTTTGGCCAATTCGAGGCCCAATATACACTTGGGTGGCACCTTGTAGGTTTCCGTGAGTAGCGTGTATATGAAACGAATTTGATTGCCCTGCACCTGGAGCTGCTCGTGCTTCTGATGCGGCAACTTCACAATGCTTGTGCTGGCGGCGGCGCCCTGTTTGCACAGTTTTATCAGCTCGGCCATAATGATGCCATAGGCTTCGATGTTGCTGACCAGCGTCACCTTTTTGTTGCCGGACCGTGTGGCCAGGGACATTTGAATTTGCGGCTTGCCGCTGGTATCCTTGCCGCTGCACATTTGGTAGGAATGCTCCATCTTGCTGGTTATTATGGAAGTGATTTCGCTCAAGGTACCCTCACGATTGCCGCACAGCTCCAGCAGCACTGCATCCGGACGCACCAGCTTTGTCTGCGGATCAGCCAGCCCATGTTTGCTCACATACTCGCGCACAATCTTCTTGACCTGGCCAACGGGTATACCCTCGCCGCGTTTGTAGTTCATTTTAGTGAAGAATGCAGCGGTTACATCCGAAACAATGTACATCTCCTTTAGCTCCGAATGGAATAGGGGCGTCTCTGCTGCGGCACCGCTGCTGTCACCGGTCTTGACATCCGTTATAAAGTTCACCAGCTCTGGATGCTCCAAGTCCACGGAAATAATCTTGTCAACGCCCTTGGTCTCCTCACGTACAACTATAAAGCCCTGGTCGACCATCTCGGCCAGAAAGTTGGACAGTTTCTTGTAGCGCGtcttttttaaatcaatttgttcAGACGCTTCGGGCACCACGTACAGCCGATAGAAATTGCTCGTGAgaagcggcagcggcagcttctTGCCATTGTTTTTAAGCGCAGCTagaaatgcatttttcaaaACTGTTTCCGGCGTGGGTTCATCTGGTGACACCGCTGCAGCATCTGCGGCGGGCTCACTAATCTCCTCCAGCGACAAGGCAGCAGCGCCCGATGTCAGTTCGTCTGTTTCCGCAGCTTGTGGCACCGGTTCACTCACAGTTGTCGGCTCGGTTGGCGTTGGTTTTGTGGTTTTGCGGTGCTGATCTGATGATCCCAAGGCAGGAAAGTCCTCACCCGACAAAGGCTTTGTCTTGTTCAGCGGTATTTGCTGCAGCAGACTGGGCTCATGTGCCCACAGCTTATCCCCGAACATGTGCAGCATTTTAACAGCCACACCATGACCGCCGCACATGTACAGCTCGTCGCTGGAGCGCGCCAGCTGCCCCACGCCAATGGCCGAACTGTTGTTGGTCAAATTGACAGCCACTGCACAGATCAAGAGCATGTTTGGAATCGtctataatattaaattgtgtCACACACTTACTTAGCTGACCCTTCTTGAAATGACCGTACATGTTCAGACCGACGCCCAGCGGCACCACGCCCGGCAGCATCAAGTCCGCGCCATTGGATAGCTTGGGCAGCACACCCTCGTGTGTGGTTAGATATGGCAGTATGTCGGGCGTTGAC from Drosophila virilis strain 15010-1051.87 chromosome 2, Dvir_AGI_RSII-ME, whole genome shotgun sequence carries:
- the GILT2 gene encoding GILT-like protein 2, with product MKELICLLLLGFGLLGCIAKRNHDPDAPKLPITLYYEALCPYCMEFVTTQLNPSMTRMDRLPYTDLTLVPYGNAKVNEAGELTCQHGEDECELNAWHGCILEHNNKTISLKLIACMMRGRKNNLDRCAKRYNIDVSAVKECKKARSVDEILKKYGEATAQVAFHGVPAIAVDNAYDETDQESLSDNFDQTFCAKYKAKFNKSLENCEPSARSNTIRTKH
- the eIF2D gene encoding eukaryotic translation initiation factor 2D, with protein sequence MFLKPYRLKSSAALKGSEAKKLRARLELAFPHVPAEHLMPAKANVTQLKILTHGGQQSMVYCVDKQPMFFELDGGQLVPTLYTLWSTPDILPYLTTHEGVLPKLSNGADLMLPGVVPLGVGLNMYGHFKKGQLMAVNLTNNSSAIGVGQLARSSDELYMCGGHGVAVKMLHMFGDKLWAHEPSLLQQIPLNKTKPLSGEDFPALGSSDQHRKTTKPTPTEPTTVSEPVPQAAETDELTSGAAALSLEEISEPAADAAAVSPDEPTPETVLKNAFLAALKNNGKKLPLPLLTSNFYRLYVVPEASEQIDLKKTRYKKLSNFLAEMVDQGFIVVREETKGVDKIISVDLEHPELVNFITDVKTGDSSGAAAETPLFHSELKEMYIVSDVTAAFFTKMNYKRGEGIPVGQVKKIVREYVSKHGLADPQTKLVRPDAVLLELCGNREGTLSEITSIITSKMEHSYQMCSGKDTSGKPQIQMSLATRSGNKKVTLVSNIEAYGIIMAELIKLCKQGAAASTSIVKLPHQKHEQLQVQGNQIRFIYTLLTETYKVPPKCILGLELAKDGKKKRK
- the Pglym78 gene encoding phosphoglycerate mutase 2, producing MGGKYKIVMVRHGESEWNQKNQFCGWFDANLSEKGKEEALAAGKAVKNAGLEFDVAHTSVLTRAQVTLASILQASGHKEIPIYKTWRLNERHYGGLTGLNKAETAAKYGEAQVQIWRRSFDTPPPPMEPGHPYYDTIVKDPRYAEGPKPEEFPMFESLKLTIERTLPYWNDVIIPQMKEGKRILIAAHGNSLRGIVKHLDNLSEDAIMALNLPTGIPFVYELDENFKPVVSMQFLGDEETVKKAIEAVAAQGKAK
- the LOC6635182 gene encoding uncharacterized protein; amino-acid sequence: MTEKVIARCSWTQTAGKELSQLVPTRFSEEDVFEKPDLDDVIGEERAVLFSYTDCPTIPCELQFQISPNFKIAAITLVCSAPKVELFVGPTQEYLETIYGSAVEEDEGDVPIRPYRYDVEIDRSGIADINLKLLTSAKEICIYGAMLHIAPNPNGITTQLQKPFDIQKIQELLHKGGTGCGTPNQAEDSDQKLQKFMSMMKSYVSHSETPMPAPMQAGADVGVSTLKEHIDAKFEQLERTIAKRLDAYEAQQAAKLDKIIAMLENKN